The sequence AAATTGCTCCCAATATACTGATACTCTTGAGTTAAATAACTTCAAACTTTCCGCGTTTGGCAATGTGTTTGATGCCGGATCTTGCCAGAATTGTTCTAATTCCTGCCAACGGTGTCCGATGGTGTCAAAAGGCATTCCATCGAGATCACCAAAGTCCATTTCTTTAATGTCTTCGCAAATCTCAAGCGTCAGTTCAGGGCGAGCTTCAACCAACCTCTCCGCTAAGTGTCGACATCTTTTTAATGGCGAGCTGACGACCTTTTGTATCGCCCAATCTTTTTCCAGCAGTTGCGTACATATTTGGCATTGAACCTTATCGTCCACCACAATATCTGTTCGGCCATAGAGTGCAGGCTCACCGACTGTTTTCCCGTGCCGCAACAAATAGATATTCACTGTTTTAGTCATGCAACCCCTTCAACCGCACGCGTTAACTTCATTGTTTAATCGCATTCTTTAACTACATTTTTTAACTGCATAGGCAAGCCAGCCGCGACAAATGTGACCTGTTGCGCCACTTTCGCAATGGCTTGGTTCATCCATCCGGCGTGGTCGACAAACAATCTTGTCACTTCTCCCATAGGGACAATACCTAAGCCCACTTCGTTAGAGACAAGTACCACCGCAGCAGGTGAGCGTTGCAACGCAGAGACTAATTCCGTAACTTGCGATTGAATCTCGGACTCAGAAGCCGTCTCGCCATGATTAAAAATAATGTTGTTCATCCAGAGTGTAAGACAATCCACCAGCACAACATCGTTTTCGGTAAATCGGGAAATAAGAGCAGGCAATTGTGTAGGGCATTCGTGCTCTGTCCAACGATCGTCTCGCCTTTGCTGATGATGCTGAATTCGACTTTGCATTTCTTCATCGCATGCTTGGGCGGTCGCAACATAGTGGCGAGGACGTTGTTCACTGAGCTCTGTTACCACGGATTCTGCAAAACTGGACTTGCCTGAACGCGCGCCACCTAAAATCAGATGTACTGGCATAATTTCTATACTCCAAACCAAATAAGCATCACTAGATAGCTCAATAGCTCCATCAGTTGCTGAGCGGCTCCAAGACAATCTCCCGTAAATCCCCCTAACCTTAGGGTTAACCAACGGCGGAACACAAAACGAAAGCCTATCGCAACAATGATCAGAAATAGCATTAAGCCCGTATCTAACCAAAGTCCGGGGATAAGGCTTGTACCCATTAAGACAGAGAGCTCTAATTTGGATTGCTTATTGGCTAATGGTTTGCTCTTGCTTGTATCGGCCTCTGAGACATACGGCATGTCGTAGATGAGCGATGCCGCCACGCCTCGGCTAAGTACGTAAGCCGCAATGAGCGCACCCGCTAAATGGGTAAGCTGTGCTAGCTCGGACAAAAATAAAAACTTGCCGAGTAAGGCCATAACCAACGCACTTGCGCCATACGTCCCGATACGGCTGTCTTTCATTATGGCGAGGCGCTTTTCTACCGTCATGCCCCCGCCGATACCATCAGCCATGTCCGTCAGGCCGTCTTCATGGAACGCTCCCGTCAACATCAGGCTAAAGCACATGGTTAGAAAAACCGCCACATCTGTACTGAACGCCATACCCAGCGTCCGGTACGCCAGTGCACATATGGCACCGAGAACCAGCCCCACCAAAGCGAAATAGCGCCCTG is a genomic window of Vibrio japonicus containing:
- a CDS encoding histidine phosphatase family protein; its protein translation is MTKTVNIYLLRHGKTVGEPALYGRTDIVVDDKVQCQICTQLLEKDWAIQKVVSSPLKRCRHLAERLVEARPELTLEICEDIKEMDFGDLDGMPFDTIGHRWQELEQFWQDPASNTLPNAESLKLFNSRVSVYWEQFVDSVAEDTLIICHGGTIRMILATLLHLDWRSSELYSVLQINHQSISHIQIIKADTTYKRVCSVSAPLS
- the cobU gene encoding bifunctional adenosylcobinamide kinase/adenosylcobinamide-phosphate guanylyltransferase, translating into MPVHLILGGARSGKSSFAESVVTELSEQRPRHYVATAQACDEEMQSRIQHHQQRRDDRWTEHECPTQLPALISRFTENDVVLVDCLTLWMNNIIFNHGETASESEIQSQVTELVSALQRSPAAVVLVSNEVGLGIVPMGEVTRLFVDHAGWMNQAIAKVAQQVTFVAAGLPMQLKNVVKECD
- a CDS encoding adenosylcobinamide-GDP ribazoletransferase, whose protein sequence is MPAKVKYQFELFWLALGFFSRIPIPANTPYSEQRMNQAGRYFALVGLVLGAICALAYRTLGMAFSTDVAVFLTMCFSLMLTGAFHEDGLTDMADGIGGGMTVEKRLAIMKDSRIGTYGASALVMALLGKFLFLSELAQLTHLAGALIAAYVLSRGVAASLIYDMPYVSEADTSKSKPLANKQSKLELSVLMGTSLIPGLWLDTGLMLFLIIVAIGFRFVFRRWLTLRLGGFTGDCLGAAQQLMELLSYLVMLIWFGV